In Streptomyces canus, one DNA window encodes the following:
- a CDS encoding roadblock/LC7 domain-containing protein, producing MAAAQDGILEELRRLRARVPQLTGALAADADGLVLAQDTPGVDPEAVAALTGATRTLAAQLADETGQGDLRELLVRGMYGYVATYAAGAGAVVTLLAQDRVNVGRLHLEGRRAGARIGELVDSAATAHTEAITKAPAKPAPARARAARTSRAKPTDPRAAATAPTAARTTTES from the coding sequence ATGGCAGCAGCTCAGGACGGGATCCTGGAGGAGCTGCGCCGGCTCAGAGCCCGGGTGCCGCAGCTCACGGGCGCCCTCGCGGCGGACGCCGACGGTCTCGTCCTGGCCCAGGACACCCCGGGTGTCGATCCGGAGGCCGTGGCCGCGCTCACCGGGGCCACCCGGACGCTCGCCGCCCAGCTGGCCGACGAGACCGGCCAGGGCGACCTGCGCGAACTGCTCGTGCGGGGCATGTACGGCTACGTCGCCACGTACGCGGCGGGCGCCGGGGCCGTCGTCACGCTGCTCGCGCAGGACCGGGTCAACGTCGGCCGGCTGCATCTCGAGGGCCGCCGGGCGGGTGCCCGGATCGGGGAGCTCGTCGACAGCGCGGCCACCGCGCACACAGAAGCCATCACGAAGGCGCCCGCGAAGCCCGCTCCGGCACGTGCCAGAGCGGCTCGCACGTCCCGGGCCAAGCCCACGGACCCGCGCGCCGCGGCCACCGCACCGACGGCGGCCCGCACCACCACCGAAAGTTGA
- a CDS encoding aromatic amino acid ammonia-lyase → MSSRIVDTPDPVTAGHTRLVILDGIGLGVADVVRLADGSARPVPGTDAMKRVTESWDAARQIAATGRVYGRSTGVGANRNEDVPTEAAAEHGLRLLRSHAGAIGEELPARQVRATLAVRANQLLAGGAGLRPTVVTALCEALESGAYPVVNEFGSVGTGDIAALAQVGLALAGEHPWRGANGAAPEPQLLDNNDALAFISSNALTLGQAALALHELRGLIEATQVVGALSLLAVDGSHEAYAAPVHAARPHRGSVEVARRMRELIGAEDRPTPPLGRIQDPYGFRCLPQIHGPAQDAADTLEEVLAIEINAAAENPLISPEDMAAYHHGGFYQAQLALALDHFRLALTQVARLSTSRLSTLNEPAFTRLRPFLADPEPASSGVMILEYAAGAALGDLRAFSAPASLGHAVLSRGVEEQASFASLAARQTLRACGAYRLVVGCELVAAVRALRQRDLRPDPDLPVGRALELAEAVLEEDPADRPLTGDVTAATTLLDRFTDIWRGREA, encoded by the coding sequence ATGTCGTCTCGGATCGTGGACACTCCTGATCCCGTCACGGCCGGGCATACGCGCTTGGTGATCCTCGACGGGATCGGTCTCGGCGTCGCGGACGTCGTCCGCCTCGCCGACGGGAGCGCGCGACCGGTGCCCGGGACCGACGCGATGAAGCGCGTGACGGAGTCCTGGGACGCCGCCCGCCAGATCGCCGCGACCGGACGCGTCTACGGCCGCTCGACCGGTGTCGGCGCCAACCGGAACGAGGACGTGCCCACCGAGGCGGCCGCCGAACACGGTCTGCGGCTGCTGCGCAGCCACGCCGGCGCGATCGGCGAGGAACTCCCGGCCCGGCAGGTCCGGGCGACGCTCGCGGTGCGGGCCAACCAACTGCTCGCGGGGGGCGCGGGGCTGCGGCCGACCGTCGTGACGGCCCTGTGCGAGGCGCTGGAGAGCGGGGCGTACCCGGTCGTCAACGAGTTCGGCTCGGTGGGCACGGGAGACATCGCGGCCCTGGCCCAGGTGGGTCTGGCGCTGGCGGGAGAGCATCCTTGGCGAGGGGCGAACGGCGCTGCCCCCGAGCCCCAACTCCTCGACAACAACGACGCCCTCGCCTTCATCAGCAGCAACGCCCTCACCCTCGGCCAGGCCGCCCTCGCGCTGCACGAACTGCGCGGGCTCATCGAGGCCACGCAGGTCGTCGGGGCGCTGTCGCTGCTGGCCGTCGACGGGTCGCACGAGGCGTACGCCGCCCCCGTGCACGCCGCCCGGCCGCACCGCGGGTCCGTCGAAGTGGCGCGGCGGATGCGGGAGTTGATCGGGGCGGAGGACCGGCCCACCCCGCCGCTCGGCCGGATCCAGGACCCGTACGGCTTCCGGTGTCTCCCTCAGATCCACGGGCCCGCCCAGGACGCCGCCGACACCCTGGAGGAGGTCCTCGCGATTGAGATCAACGCGGCCGCCGAGAACCCGCTCATCTCTCCCGAGGACATGGCCGCCTACCACCACGGCGGCTTCTACCAGGCCCAACTCGCCCTTGCTCTCGACCACTTCAGGCTGGCCCTCACCCAGGTCGCCCGGCTGTCCACGTCCCGGCTCTCCACGCTCAACGAGCCGGCCTTCACCCGCCTGAGGCCCTTCCTCGCCGACCCGGAGCCCGCCTCCTCCGGCGTGATGATCCTGGAGTACGCCGCCGGAGCCGCCCTCGGCGATCTGCGGGCCTTCTCCGCGCCCGCCTCACTCGGCCACGCTGTACTCTCCCGAGGCGTCGAGGAACAGGCCAGCTTCGCCTCGCTCGCCGCCCGTCAGACACTGCGCGCGTGCGGCGCGTACCGTCTCGTCGTCGGCTGCGAACTCGTCGCCGCCGTACGGGCGCTGCGCCAGCGCGACCTCAGGCCCGACCCGGACCTCCCGGTGGGCCGCGCGCTGGAGCTCGCCGAGGCGGTGCTCGAAGAGGACCCGGCCGACCGGCCGCTCACGGGCGACGTGACGGCGGCGACGACACTGCTCGACCGGTTCACGGACATCTGGAGGGGGCGCGAGGCATGA
- a CDS encoding diaminopimelate decarboxylase, giving the protein MDEYGNSGEGRATRRDEAVRAAVEQGLLGPDSPIVGLLDVTGIRESAAELRAAFAEVTAPGTPVLHAFAVKATPLVPVLRLLREEGIGAEVASPGELALARAAGLSPAQTVLDSPAKTPAELREALALGIAVNADNPQELDRIDGLVRSAVSRSPLGIRVNPQVGGGSIGATSTATATSKFGVALRDEGAREWVMRAYLDRPWLSRLHAHTGSQGIPLPLMAQGVAETYALAEEINRRIGRPQIDTIDIGGGLPVNFASDVTAPTYAEYARALREAAPGLFDGRYGLVTEFGRSLLAKHGTIVARVEYAKSAGGRAVAVTHAGVQVATRTVYVPGSWPLRITAYDGKGRPKSGPEVVQDVAGPACFAGDLLAEGRALPLLDQGDYAAALDTGAYYFAHHYAYNSLARPGIYGFVPAHAGGVRFATVRDPQTLSSIVAESGGAHAGALTTLHAPGSR; this is encoded by the coding sequence GTGGACGAGTACGGCAACAGCGGCGAGGGACGGGCCACCCGCCGGGACGAGGCGGTGCGCGCAGCCGTGGAACAGGGCCTGCTGGGGCCGGACTCCCCCATCGTCGGACTTCTCGACGTCACCGGGATCCGGGAGTCGGCGGCGGAGCTCCGCGCGGCCTTCGCCGAGGTCACCGCGCCGGGCACCCCGGTGCTGCACGCGTTCGCGGTGAAGGCGACCCCGCTGGTGCCGGTGCTGCGGCTGCTGCGCGAGGAGGGCATCGGCGCGGAGGTGGCGAGCCCGGGCGAACTCGCGCTGGCTCGGGCGGCGGGGCTGTCACCGGCCCAGACCGTCCTGGACTCGCCCGCCAAGACGCCGGCCGAGCTCAGGGAGGCGCTGGCACTGGGGATCGCCGTCAACGCGGACAACCCGCAGGAGCTGGACCGCATCGACGGCCTCGTACGGTCGGCGGTCAGCCGCTCCCCGCTCGGGATCCGGGTCAACCCGCAGGTCGGCGGCGGCTCCATCGGGGCGACCTCCACGGCCACGGCGACCTCGAAGTTCGGGGTGGCGCTGCGGGACGAGGGGGCGCGCGAGTGGGTCATGCGCGCCTACCTCGACCGGCCCTGGCTGAGCCGGCTGCACGCGCACACCGGCTCGCAGGGCATCCCGCTCCCTCTGATGGCCCAGGGAGTCGCGGAGACGTACGCCCTCGCCGAGGAGATCAACCGGCGCATCGGGCGGCCGCAGATCGACACGATCGACATCGGCGGCGGGCTGCCGGTGAACTTCGCCTCGGACGTGACGGCACCGACGTACGCGGAGTACGCGCGGGCGCTCAGGGAGGCGGCACCGGGGCTGTTCGACGGGCGGTACGGGCTGGTCACCGAGTTCGGGCGGTCGCTGCTGGCCAAGCACGGCACGATCGTGGCGCGGGTGGAGTACGCCAAGAGCGCGGGCGGGCGGGCGGTCGCGGTGACGCACGCGGGCGTGCAGGTGGCGACGCGGACGGTGTACGTGCCGGGGTCGTGGCCGCTCAGGATCACCGCGTACGACGGCAAGGGACGGCCCAAGAGCGGACCCGAGGTGGTGCAGGACGTCGCCGGTCCCGCCTGTTTTGCGGGCGACCTGCTGGCCGAGGGGCGCGCACTGCCGCTGCTCGACCAGGGGGACTACGCGGCGGCGCTGGACACGGGCGCGTACTACTTCGCGCACCACTACGCGTACAACTCGCTGGCCCGGCCGGGCATTTACGGCTTCGTCCCCGCCCATGCGGGAGGCGTTCGCTTCGCGACCGTGCGCGATCCGCAGACGCTCTCTTCGATCGTGGCCGAATCCGGAGGGGCGCACGCCGGTGCGCTCACCACCCTCCACGCACCCGGGAGCCGTTGA
- the hutU gene encoding urocanate hydratase — MSGPRPVRAPRGTELSALGWQQEAALRMLQNNLDPEVAEHPDKLVVYGGTGKAARDWRSFDAMVRTLRTLKQDETMLVQSGRPVGVMQTHEWAPRVLIANSNLVGDWANWEEFRRLEALGLTMYGQMTAGSWIYIGTQGILQGTYETFAAVAAKKFGGTLAGTITLTAGLGGMGGAQPLAVTMNDGVAICIDVDPRAIERRIEHRYLDVRADSLEHALHLAVEARDARRPLSIGLLGNAAELLPRMLAESAPIDIVTDQTSAHDPLAYLPVGVDFEDMADAAAKDPAGFTTRARESMARHVEAMVGFMDAGAEVFDYGNSIRGEAQLAGYDRAFAFPGFVPAYIRPLFCEGKGPFRWAALSGEASDIAKTDKAILELFPENESLARWIKMAGERVHFQGLPARICWLGYGERDKAGDRFNDMVASGELAAPLAIGRDHLDAGSVASPYRETEAMLDGSDAIADWPLLNAMVNVASGASWVSLHHGGGVGMGRSIHAGQVTVADGTKLGGEKVRRVLTNDPGMGVIRHVDAGYDIAESVADERGVRVPMREGDGA; from the coding sequence ATGTCAGGACCCCGCCCCGTCCGAGCGCCGCGCGGTACGGAACTGAGCGCCCTGGGATGGCAGCAGGAAGCCGCCCTGAGGATGCTCCAGAACAACCTCGACCCCGAGGTCGCCGAACACCCCGACAAGCTCGTCGTCTACGGCGGCACCGGCAAGGCCGCCCGCGACTGGCGCTCCTTCGACGCCATGGTCCGCACGCTGCGCACCCTCAAGCAGGACGAGACCATGCTGGTCCAGTCCGGCCGGCCCGTCGGCGTCATGCAGACCCACGAATGGGCTCCCCGCGTCCTGATCGCCAACTCCAACCTCGTCGGCGACTGGGCCAACTGGGAGGAGTTCCGGCGCCTGGAGGCCCTCGGTCTGACCATGTACGGGCAGATGACCGCCGGTTCCTGGATCTACATCGGCACCCAGGGCATCCTCCAGGGCACCTACGAGACCTTCGCCGCCGTCGCCGCGAAGAAGTTCGGCGGCACCCTCGCGGGCACGATCACCCTCACCGCCGGCCTCGGCGGCATGGGCGGCGCCCAGCCGCTCGCCGTCACCATGAACGACGGTGTCGCGATCTGTATCGACGTCGACCCGCGCGCGATCGAGCGCCGTATCGAGCACCGGTACCTCGACGTCAGGGCCGACAGCCTGGAGCACGCCCTCCACCTCGCGGTCGAGGCCCGGGACGCCCGCCGCCCGCTCTCCATCGGTCTGCTGGGCAACGCGGCCGAGTTGCTGCCGCGCATGCTCGCCGAGAGCGCGCCCATCGACATCGTCACCGACCAGACCTCCGCGCACGACCCGCTGGCGTATCTGCCGGTGGGCGTGGACTTCGAGGACATGGCCGACGCGGCCGCCAAGGACCCGGCCGGCTTCACGACCCGGGCCCGTGAGTCGATGGCCCGGCACGTCGAGGCCATGGTCGGCTTCATGGACGCCGGCGCCGAGGTCTTCGACTACGGCAACTCGATCCGGGGCGAGGCCCAACTCGCCGGGTACGACCGGGCGTTCGCCTTCCCCGGGTTCGTCCCCGCCTACATCCGGCCGCTGTTCTGCGAGGGCAAGGGCCCCTTCCGCTGGGCCGCGCTGTCCGGTGAGGCCTCCGACATCGCCAAGACCGACAAGGCGATCCTGGAACTGTTCCCCGAGAACGAGTCCCTGGCCCGCTGGATCAAGATGGCGGGAGAGCGGGTCCACTTCCAGGGCCTGCCCGCGCGTATCTGCTGGCTCGGCTACGGCGAGCGGGACAAGGCCGGGGACCGGTTCAACGACATGGTGGCGAGCGGAGAGCTGGCGGCACCGCTGGCGATCGGACGGGACCACCTGGACGCCGGGTCCGTCGCCTCCCCGTACCGCGAGACCGAGGCCATGCTCGACGGATCCGACGCGATCGCCGACTGGCCGCTGCTGAACGCGATGGTCAACGTGGCGTCGGGCGCGTCCTGGGTCTCCCTTCACCACGGCGGTGGCGTGGGGATGGGGCGGTCCATCCACGCCGGGCAGGTCACGGTGGCCGACGGCACGAAGCTGGGCGGGGAGAAGGTCCGGCGGGTGCTGACGAACGACCCGGGCATGGGTGTCATCCGGCACGTGGACGCGGGCTACGACATCGCCGAGTCCGTCGCCGACGAGCGGGGTGTGCGGGTGCCGATGCGTGAAGGTGATGGGGCGTGA
- a CDS encoding formimidoylglutamate deiminase encodes MTPKTYWLEHAWLDTHVEPGVALDVEGGRVAAVRTDTDTPPPGAEILRGLTLPGLANTHSHAFHRALRGTVQVGSGTFWTWREVMYSVADRLTPQTYHALARAVYAEMALAGVTAVGEFHYLHHAPGGSPYTDPNAMGEALIEAAAEAGIRITLLDTAYLSSGFGQPPTPHQLRFSDGSADAWAERCSVLKDRDHARIGAAVHSVRAVPAGQLATVARWAEERRAPLHVHLSEQTAENDACREAHGCTPTELLAEHGVLGPRTTGVHNTHLTDADIALIGDSGTGTCMCPTTERDLADGIGPAVALQRRGSPLSLGSDSHAVIDLLEEARAMELNERLRTRRRGHWTAAALLRAASADGHAALGWDGAGTLEPGALADFTTIALDSVRTAGPLPRLGAETAVFAASAADVSHTVVGGRHVVRDGVHALVPDVPKALADAVAALHG; translated from the coding sequence GTGACACCGAAGACCTACTGGCTGGAGCACGCCTGGCTCGACACCCACGTCGAGCCCGGCGTGGCCTTGGACGTGGAGGGCGGCCGCGTCGCCGCCGTCCGTACGGACACCGACACCCCGCCCCCCGGCGCCGAGATCCTGCGCGGACTGACGCTCCCGGGCCTGGCGAACACCCACTCGCACGCCTTCCACCGGGCCCTGCGCGGCACCGTCCAGGTCGGCTCCGGAACCTTCTGGACCTGGCGCGAGGTCATGTACTCGGTCGCCGACAGGCTGACCCCGCAGACGTACCACGCGCTCGCCCGAGCCGTGTACGCGGAGATGGCGCTGGCGGGCGTGACGGCGGTCGGTGAGTTCCACTACCTGCACCACGCCCCGGGCGGCTCCCCCTACACCGACCCCAACGCCATGGGCGAGGCCCTGATCGAGGCCGCGGCCGAAGCCGGTATCCGTATCACCCTCCTCGACACCGCCTATCTCTCCTCCGGCTTCGGACAGCCGCCCACCCCCCACCAGCTCCGCTTCTCCGACGGCAGCGCGGACGCCTGGGCCGAACGCTGTTCAGTTCTCAAGGACCGGGATCACGCGAGGATCGGTGCGGCGGTCCACTCCGTACGGGCCGTGCCCGCCGGCCAGTTGGCGACCGTGGCCCGCTGGGCCGAGGAACGCCGGGCCCCGCTCCATGTGCACCTGTCCGAGCAGACCGCCGAGAACGACGCGTGCCGCGAGGCCCACGGGTGCACGCCCACCGAACTGCTGGCCGAGCACGGTGTCCTCGGGCCACGCACCACCGGCGTCCACAACACCCACCTCACCGACGCGGACATCGCCCTGATCGGCGACAGCGGCACCGGCACCTGCATGTGCCCGACGACGGAACGGGACCTGGCCGACGGCATCGGACCCGCGGTCGCCCTGCAGCGCAGGGGCTCACCGCTCTCCCTCGGCTCCGACAGCCACGCCGTCATCGACCTGCTCGAAGAGGCCCGCGCGATGGAGCTCAACGAGCGCCTGCGCACCCGCAGGCGAGGTCACTGGACGGCGGCGGCCCTCCTGCGGGCGGCCTCGGCCGACGGCCACGCGGCCCTCGGTTGGGACGGCGCCGGCACCCTGGAGCCCGGCGCGCTCGCCGACTTCACCACCATCGCCCTCGACTCGGTCAGGACGGCAGGGCCGCTTCCGCGGCTCGGGGCCGAGACGGCCGTATTCGCCGCGTCGGCAGCAGACGTGTCGCACACGGTCGTGGGAGGTCGGCACGTCGTACGGGACGGGGTCCACGCGCTCGTGCCGGATGTGCCGAAAGCCCTCGCGGACGCCGTCGCGGCGCTGCACGGATGA
- a CDS encoding MurR/RpiR family transcriptional regulator yields the protein MSDTAGVDTPAGRLQALFEGHRLTPTQRRIAHSMVRRAGDVPFLSSVELAELAGVSQPSVTRFAVALGFDGYPALRRHLREVAPTEQSTASASYNEYQQAVEAEIENLRHLAEILADPRPVHRAGRLLAASRPLPVLGLRAAASQAYGFAYFAAKVHPDVRLLNEGGTMIHDRIDAAVRAGATTLLCFALPRHPREVVDTLAYAKEAGLSVVTVADSAFAPVAKVSDLLLPAAVGTGLAFDTACAPMLLGRVLLEAMCDDLPDAQSRLEEFDARAAARGLFVE from the coding sequence ATGAGCGACACGGCTGGAGTGGACACTCCCGCGGGACGGCTGCAGGCACTGTTCGAGGGGCACCGGCTCACGCCGACCCAACGGCGCATCGCGCACAGCATGGTGCGGCGGGCCGGGGACGTGCCGTTCCTGTCCAGCGTGGAGCTGGCCGAACTGGCCGGGGTCAGCCAGCCCTCCGTCACCCGCTTCGCGGTCGCCCTCGGCTTCGACGGCTACCCCGCCCTGCGCAGGCACCTGCGCGAGGTCGCGCCCACCGAACAGTCGACGGCCTCGGCGTCGTACAACGAGTACCAGCAGGCCGTCGAGGCCGAGATCGAGAACCTCAGGCACCTGGCGGAGATCCTCGCCGACCCGCGGCCGGTGCACAGGGCCGGCCGGCTGCTCGCGGCCTCCCGCCCCCTGCCGGTGCTCGGTCTGCGGGCCGCCGCCTCCCAGGCGTACGGCTTCGCGTACTTCGCCGCCAAGGTTCATCCGGACGTACGGCTGCTCAACGAGGGCGGCACGATGATCCACGACCGCATCGACGCCGCCGTCCGCGCGGGCGCCACGACCCTGCTGTGCTTCGCGCTGCCCCGGCATCCCCGCGAGGTCGTCGACACCCTCGCCTACGCCAAGGAGGCGGGCCTGAGCGTCGTGACGGTCGCCGACTCCGCCTTCGCCCCGGTCGCCAAGGTCTCCGACCTGCTGCTGCCCGCCGCCGTCGGCACCGGCCTCGCCTTCGACACCGCGTGCGCGCCGATGCTCCTCGGCCGGGTGCTGCTGGAGGCGATGTGCGACGACCTGCCGGACGCGCAGTCCCGGCTGGAGGAGTTCGACGCGCGGGCGGCGGCGCGGGGACTCTTCGTGGAGTAG
- a CDS encoding allantoate amidohydrolase, whose translation MWRELLPIGRHPDSHGYRRFAWTGADTECRAWFKEQAEARGLAYEVDRNGNQWAWLGDPAQGDAVVTGSHLDSVPDGGAFDGPLGVVSSFAALDELRARQAEFTKPLAIVNFGDEEGARFGLACVGSRLTAGQLTVEQAHRLTDGEGVTLPRAMEAAGHDPDGIGADPRRLAGIGAFVELHVEQGRSLDLSGDRVGIASAIWPHGRWRFDFRGEANHAGTTRLVDRRDPMLSYAETVLAARREAELAGAVATFGKIAVEPNGVNAIPSLVRGWLDSRAADQESLDQVVGGIEKAAREYAQAHGIALDVVRESFTPVVEFDHALRDELARILGTGTDLKVPVLGTGAGHDAGILSGSIPTAMLFVRNPTGVSHSPAESATEDDCVAGVLALADVLEGLACR comes from the coding sequence ATGTGGCGCGAGCTGCTCCCCATCGGCCGGCACCCCGACTCCCACGGCTACCGGCGCTTCGCCTGGACCGGGGCCGACACCGAGTGCCGGGCCTGGTTCAAGGAGCAGGCCGAAGCCCGCGGACTGGCCTACGAGGTCGACCGGAACGGCAACCAGTGGGCCTGGCTGGGGGACCCCGCCCAGGGGGACGCCGTCGTCACCGGGTCGCACCTCGACTCCGTGCCCGACGGGGGCGCCTTCGACGGGCCCCTCGGAGTTGTGTCCTCCTTCGCCGCGCTCGATGAACTGCGGGCGCGGCAGGCCGAGTTCACCAAGCCCCTCGCCATCGTCAACTTCGGGGACGAGGAGGGCGCCCGGTTCGGGCTCGCCTGTGTCGGGTCCCGGCTCACCGCCGGGCAGCTCACCGTCGAGCAGGCGCACCGGCTGACCGACGGGGAGGGGGTCACGCTCCCGCGGGCCATGGAAGCCGCCGGACACGACCCCGACGGCATCGGAGCCGACCCGCGGCGGCTCGCCGGTATCGGCGCCTTCGTCGAGCTGCACGTCGAGCAGGGACGGTCGCTCGACCTCTCCGGCGACCGGGTCGGCATCGCCAGCGCCATCTGGCCGCACGGCCGCTGGCGGTTCGACTTCCGGGGCGAGGCCAACCACGCCGGCACCACCCGCCTCGTGGACCGGCGCGACCCCATGCTGTCGTACGCCGAGACCGTGCTCGCCGCCCGCCGGGAGGCCGAACTCGCCGGTGCCGTCGCCACCTTCGGCAAGATCGCCGTCGAGCCGAACGGCGTCAACGCCATCCCCTCCCTGGTGCGCGGCTGGCTCGACTCCCGCGCCGCCGACCAGGAGAGCCTCGACCAGGTGGTCGGCGGGATCGAGAAGGCCGCCAGGGAGTACGCGCAGGCGCACGGCATCGCCCTCGACGTCGTCCGGGAGTCCTTCACCCCCGTCGTCGAGTTCGACCACGCCCTGCGCGACGAACTCGCCCGCATCCTGGGCACCGGCACCGATCTCAAGGTGCCCGTCCTGGGTACCGGCGCCGGACACGACGCCGGGATCCTCTCCGGGAGCATCCCGACCGCCATGCTGTTCGTGCGCAATCCCACGGGCGTCTCGCACTCCCCGGCGGAATCCGCCACCGAGGACGACTGCGTGGCCGGGGTCCTCGCGCTCGCCGACGTACTGGAAGGGCTGGCCTGCAGGTGA